Below is a genomic region from Mycoplasma phocoeninasale.
ACCATATATCTTTTTTCTAATAGTTTTGATAGTTTACTTGCATTTTCAATTGTGTCGCAAACTAAAATGTTACCAAGCAAGAATTTCTTTAGGACATCAAATTCAGATTCAGTTGATGCTAGATCAGATGCAATCCCAATAAAACCTTTTTGAGTTTTAGCAACAATGATGTGTTGCTCATTAACAAATTTGGGACTAATTGAACTTAGTGGAATAAATGTTGCTCTACCACCATTATTATCCTTTAGGAAGTTAATGGCTTTAACAGCGGTTTCTGGTGTGTCAACAACAATATGTTGAATTGCCCCAGCTAAAATTGTTTCAATCGCACGAGCATAAGTATTTTCAACAGCAATTAATTCACTAACTAAGTTTTTATAACCTTTAAATAAGTGAGCATTTTCAACAATATTTTTAGTTCCTTTAGCTAGATTAGTACGGTTTGATTTCATTTCCTCAATAACGTCTAATTTAGATTTTATTTTGTTAAGCTTATCAGTATCAGATGAGATATCATGTTTAATTGTTGCAATAATTGCGGCACGGTTTGAGGTTGATGCTTGTAATTTTTCAATATCTTCTTTTTTCTTTTGAATAAATTCTTTATAACCTAGGATTTTAGTGTTAATGGTATTTAGTTCCATTTTTAGAGCTTCTGCTTGCTCTTTTGCAGTGGCAATAAGTTCACCATTTATTAACATCTCACGGTGTTTTTCTTCTTTAGCACTTCTAATTTCCAAATTACTGATTTCTGAATTAATTTCATCTAAACGACCGGTAATATTTTTAATATTTTCTTCTAAATTTTGGATAATACCAGTTTTTTGCTTGATGGTTTGTTCATACATGATGACTTTTGATTCAAGATCTTCACGGACAATATCATATTCCCTTGCCTCAGTTTTTAGCTGCTCAAGTCTTTCAGAGTAGTGCATAAAATCGTGAACTAATAAAGTCACTTCCACATCTTTTAGTTGTTCTACTTTTGATTTATATATTTTAGCCTTTTCAGCTTGTCTTTGTAGTGGTCTCAGCTGTCTTTCAAGCTCTTCAACTAAAATAACAATTTGATCTAATGCCTCTTGTGTTCTTTCAAGCTTCCTCTGTGCTTCAATTTTTTTTGAACGATACATCGATGTTCCGCTAGCTTCTTCTAAAATTTCTCTTCTTCTTTCAGGAGTAGCTTCAGCAATATCGGAGATTGTTCCTTGACCGATAATTGCTAAACTTGATTTTGAAATCCCACTTTGCATGGCAATTTCTTTAATGTCTCTTTGTCTAGCAACCTCTGAATTAATGTAGTATTCATTGCTTCCTTTACCACGATTTAAGACCCTTGAAATGGTAAAGAAATCATGCGGGATATCACAAGCACGATCGCGATTATCAAATGTTAATATTACCTCAGCACGGTTCATTTCTTTTTCAGTTTTTGAACCAGCAAAGATAACATCTTCCATGTTATCCCCCCGTAAAACTTTCGAACTAGTTTCACCTAATACTCATCTTATTGCATCATTAATAT
It encodes:
- a CDS encoding AAA family ATPase, which gives rise to MKLIQVEAHGFKSFADKVTLKFDGGVVAIIGPNGSGKSNINDAIRWVLGETSSKVLRGDNMEDVIFAGSKTEKEMNRAEVILTFDNRDRACDIPHDFFTISRVLNRGKGSNEYYINSEVARQRDIKEIAMQSGISKSSLAIIGQGTISDIAEATPERRREILEEASGTSMYRSKKIEAQRKLERTQEALDQIVILVEELERQLRPLQRQAEKAKIYKSKVEQLKDVEVTLLVHDFMHYSERLEQLKTEAREYDIVREDLESKVIMYEQTIKQKTGIIQNLEENIKNITGRLDEINSEISNLEIRSAKEEKHREMLINGELIATAKEQAEALKMELNTINTKILGYKEFIQKKKEDIEKLQASTSNRAAIIATIKHDISSDTDKLNKIKSKLDVIEEMKSNRTNLAKGTKNIVENAHLFKGYKNLVSELIAVENTYARAIETILAGAIQHIVVDTPETAVKAINFLKDNNGGRATFIPLSSISPKFVNEQHIIVAKTQKGFIGIASDLASTESEFDVLKKFLLGNILVCDTIENASKLSKLLEKRYMVVSLDGDIIRVGGVMSGGQVSQNISIFGVDEQVKQLEELVPAIKNKIATLNEKLSKIQHEQDSETALLSNYTIERANHQKEYDLALEKFDELKVKYQSVSNEIFSEGQVVDIAAQIQKLTIDRSDLLAMKTSQEDLYYSSKKEFYLMNSKKAEVNSELNQLLKSNAEKIAEKTKAESIIQQAKQRLSEQYNMLFETAKEFYNPSIDFEVARTLVNNLKQDIRELGHVNLDSIKQLEEVESRYNDVKSQQEEIAAAKLTIEEAIDEMDKIIIERITKTVELVNGEFKHVFSRMFGGGMAEIRYTDPDNVLESGIDVIAQPPGKSIRNLKLFSGGEKALIAISLLFSIIKAKPLPLCILDEVEAALDEANVIRFAEFLQSLKIDTQFIVITHRQGTMERVDKLYGATMQKRGVTTFFAVNLHEAKKLIDEEK